One segment of Babesia bigemina genome assembly Bbig001, chromosome : II DNA contains the following:
- a CDS encoding membrane protein, putative: MFAGWWLLALFGACSAAVHAATGGSGLTLTPAQVLLPSTSYYVDAGAREPLKVHVQVLLRVEPRVCVNWEVQNPELLRLFPPNNEENYIEYSIVPLSSFGEGCSSSIWAASLPSALRAQSSESGAPLRSWVFAYEASTKTRAGAEVVISPMRSIQFETRNRRISVNQVATLKIVGHDEFANTFTSLEGIPFEAQIEDPRIMEIIDLRHDPEVATRARVSLLDKRDRFAVSQGSTLTSDVIVLQGRTVGRTRISVRVMLPEYREIVLKDVEFTVSDSIDLEPGRLVLPPGAQFKFCVQKIKPQSQIDDTWDPTVDLTNYQWSVAGGAGQLVKPDGTLTTGKAGGVDFRVILTDRRNSETFVSDISVRVPQSLGLSYGGLQQMLDCYATKGVDIADTSNLPHNSLLAQLQQQVYAGCRGGMRCGLRYLAAAAGATPPAYLLLGRSYVFDVGMRDKDDTAIYVAEGYSFSWRVENAAIVGVTRSPNGRFVVITALAEGVTKVAVELAAPRVSIEFTVSVTDPVHLLGFPVETIDVPNQQGLQQVPRSEPLVGSTRPLVVPLNENAKLVARGGSGEYLWHVDDIGMCSTKQGVLRCKAYGSTVLTVSDRLNPENVFKVQVVVQRMKRLELLPAQVHVEVGATAQFRLSAFADLADLAPVFSKSWGTASGEVGRFYSCMPLTYQVESAANAKLNCRVEHDRFMLDLTKVTEEPFSCGVFAYRTLHPGESEVSVSLLHEESMVMTELTASAKALIYDRLSLSVHPEYSQFPLKTPPQPFMNVSQAMADQSVFANVPIGGKVRLVVRGGPPMLANGLVVSTCNRSSAHLYVDKVDNAREGIVSGRTMFDVYCVAETAGDKVCVRVDGVLRNEYTISCRLPSYVEIHPLVSANNQTVRDNLLHCSGYPANWEDGDAVPTGVFSSGSNLCYKDESKTKWQIKTNADAMHAFRAVVFDAFGTPLCPSHSYKVHWSGSAAAGAAKSAELPFQKIDGSMFVYESTTLADSDIVADLEWPDALDPRHTSAGAAAVLKPKSVTTQIAASKMWTKSTSRRGGYLLSTSLRVQPTLPHEILIGASRTSLTPAEKRVSIFFNPRMRYQFAVALGSGNYVELTAYSESIKLQHSTTLTFSSAAEFAKLAAVVDGVTNLSDPLDLQKSVARYANTAMPPIPVKYLNFTCPQPCSRSLDIVDRSQLGQQTKTLIISQSPVSKLHIMITDIPDVENGVFEDLDVLSSLGGGINLLSVKRLYRVHAVALDGDGVPMSYASLSGLKFSVCSSNLVKLEHPKDVGFKAIGGVMVIQCLAEGKYTVRAEIRNFTGTTETPDGVLVSDSLEITAYRETSPVLASILMMPNSGEFHLSMLDGALSRSIPLQTAALETSDETVLQVVTSGQVGVIRAVKPGTCTMTSYIAGGTSSPSKSVTPVTVAMPYSVAVSGPSQILNGKSVVLYAKVSDYGGRPFTPIFVLGSSESATSSYCAFTWSVSGHGVFLEEGERTATVSGAGRARVTMIATSAGAITVALRASCRNLSASGTLELVAPKFAVESLVPSSVFGSHFSDPIILSPNSTYESLVGVVEPIASSDVGLLTVDGTSGQTTLKTESKTGHVLLKTADSYVTHVQVHEVNQLHVHSYGVQSSEISVLKSGKKELTVQLKTRDGRRILPPVDLRLKYMLSNSSLFRVTLSGHSIHVAANSADGCSSLMVLLDENDEQFTGTNMVVDTIRLCVVNALTPQDALVLKGSTVRFLAGDSRTFSVQMRGAPLAHAYTSMEHQDTLQYYQDAILSRMDALMSDLKSDLSRGLINVFRDIGLEESGCVDSLEMHQPYLEASQYVNGLKPLYVFPFSICREVDSATFTAKLTAFLQELGRSADSVFSMMEGGVSAISDNATSGTGVMGMLPSTKSGQNATSGEGVNAAQPSAVTGNWTVDEPDILSVSDSQGVALAAGSTVVKYSSEYMKGDSRITVFEAVTKVEYQHLADSAVRANATNMKPVFGTTIAYKEFYEPFYVVFKAATAGGSYLHNTLQVDSRVFAVCELVSKETWVKEVFGSEATYVVGSSATEFLPACRISIRSFGGKTEWNKMRNVLKGASESAYGLKLKVALYSTLPSDHKPPALTPSKQQSKKSTATDAAAAQPLWVSLRKVDALLSEQSFDWKLPVFAQFVDSVGIAISDVSVEPGKAVAISVYPHYSRCKLRVDGSHYKLRITEHQGLLCSFALENDGIVEPSSVQLVCQRTVAATLKISHPSVARLEVPTSVVTTEVRTTYGVDWMLIVFTACLAAGLAYLIYTLLHRPDIRYYETTEPIKIERRLPNVFEKLYQTDYHGSTSSTSVQYQHRRRL, from the coding sequence atgtttgcaggctggtGGCTGCTGGCGCTGTTCGGCGCCTGCTCGGCGGCCGTCCACGCCGCGaccggcggcagcggcCTCACGCTGACCCCGGCGCAGGTGCTGTTGCCCTCCACGTCCTACTACGTGGACGCGGGCGCGCGCGAGCCGCTGAAGGTCCACGTTcaggtgctgctgcgcgtGGAGCCCCGGGTATGTGTGAACTGGGAGGTGCAGAATcccgagctgctgcgcctgTTCCCGCCGAATAACGAGGAGAACTACATCGAGTACTCGATAGTGCCGCTCTCGAGCTTCGGGGAGgggtgctccagcagcatctgGGCCGCCTCGCTCCCCTCGGCGCTCCGGGCGCAGAGCTCGGAATCCGGCGCGCCTCTGAGGAGCTGGGTCTTCGCCTACGAGGCGTCCACGAAGACGCGGGCGGGCGCGGAGGTAGTGATATCGCCCATGCGTTCGATTCAGTTCGAGACCCGCAACCGGCGCATCTCGGTGAACCAGGTGGCGACGCTGAAGATTGTAGGCCACGACGAGTTCGCCAACACGTTCACGTCGTTGGAGGGGATCCCGTTCGAGGCACAGATCGAGGACCCGCGCATCATGGAGATCATAGACCTGCGCCACGACCCGGAGGTGGCCACTCGCGCCCGCGtctcgctgctggacaagcGCGACCGCTTCGCCGTATCGCAGGGGTCCACGCTGACGTCGGACGTCATTGTGCTGCAGGGGCGCACGGTGGGCAGGACGCGCATATCCGTGCGGGTCATGCTGCCGGAGTACCGGGAAATCGTTCTGAAGGACGTCGAGTTCACCGTCTCCGACTCGATCGACCTTGAGCCCGGCCGGCTGGTGCTGCCGCCCGGCGCGCAGTTCAAGTTCTGCGTGCAGAAGATCAAGCCCCAGTCGCAGATAGATGATACGTGGGACCCCACGGTGGACCTGACCAATTATCAGTGGTCGGTCGCAGGCGGCGCCGGGCAGCTGGTGAAGCCGGACGGCACGCTGACCACCGGCAAGGCCGGCGGCGTTGACTTCCGCGTTATCCTGACCGACAGGCGCAACTCGGAAACATTCGTGAGTGATATCAGCGTGCGCGTGCCGCAGAGCCTGGGGCTCTCGTACGGAGGGCTGCAGCAGATGTTGGATTGCTACGCCACCAAGGGTGTGGACATCGCCGATACGTCCAACCTGCCGCACAACAGCCTGctggcgcagctgcagcagcaggtgtATGCGGGCTGCCGCGGCGGCATGCGCTGCGGCCTTCGTTACctggccgcggcggcgggGGCCACTCCGCCGGCCTACCTGCTGCTGGGCCGCAGCTACGTGTTCGACGTCGGGATGCGCGACAAGGACGACACCGCCATTTACGTGGCGGAGGGGTACTCCTTCAGCTGGAGGGTCGAAAATGCGGCAATTGTGGGCGTGACGCGCTCCCCCAACGGCCGCTTCGTCGTGATCACCGCCCTTGCCGAGGGCGTGACAAAGGTTGCCGTGGAGCTCGCGGCCCCCAGGGTCAGCATCGAATTCACAGTGTCGGTGACGGACCCCGTGCACCTGCTCGGGTTTCCCGTGGAGACCATCGACGTGCCCAACCAGCaggggctgcagcaggtgccCCGGTCGGAGCCGCTCGTGGGCAGCACCAGACCGCTGGTCGTCCCCCTCAACGAGAACGCCAAGCTGGTGGCACGCGGAGGATCAGGCGAGTATCTCTGGCATGTGGATGATATCGGCATGTGTTCCACCAAGCAGGGAGTTTTGCGCTGCAAAGCGTACGGATCCACGGTGCTAACGGTGTCGGACCGCTTGAACCCGGAGAACGTGTTCAAGGTGCAAGTGGTCGTCCAGCGTATGAAGCGCCTGGAGCTGTTGCCGGCGCAGGTCCACGTGGAAGTGGGCGCAACAGCGCAGTTTCGCCTCTCCGCATTTGCAGACTTGGCGGACTTGGCCCCCGTCTTCTCGAAGAGCTGGGGCACCGCATCAGGTGAGGTTGGGCGCTTCTACAGTTGCATGCCGCTCACGTACCAGGTTGAGTCGGCCGCCAATGCGAAGCTGAACTGCCGCGTGGAGCACGACAGGTTCATGTTggacctgaccaaggtgacgGAGGAGCCGTTCAGCTGCGGGGTGTTTGCGTACCGCACGCTCCACCCCGGGGAGTCCGAGGTCTCGgtgtcgctgctgcacgaggAATCGATGGTCATGACGGAGCTGACTGCGAGTGCCAAAGCGCTGATCTATGACCGGTTGTCGCTATCCGTCCACCCGGAGTACAGCCAGTTCCCCTTGAAGACGCCACCTCAGCCCTTTATGAACGTGTCGCAGGCCATGGCGGACCAGTCCGTGTTTGCGAACGTGCCCATCGGCGGCAAGGTGCGACTGGTGGTGCGCGGCGGCCCTCCGATGCTGGCGAACGGTTTGGTGGTGTCCACGTGCAACCGGAGCAGCGCCCATTTGTACGTCGATAAGGTGGATAATGCCAGGGAGGGCATTGTGAGTGGGCGCACGATGTTCGACGTTTACTGTGTGGCCGAGACAGCTGGCGACAAGGTGTGCGTCCGCGTCGACGGCGTGCTCCGCAATGAGTACACCATCAGTTGCCGACTCCCCTCGTACGTCGAGATACACCCGCTCGTATCGGCCAACAACCAAACGGTGCGCGAcaacctgctgcactgcaGCGGCTACCCGGCCAACTGGGAGGATGGCGATGCAGTGCCAACTGGTGTCTTCAGCAGCGGCTCCAACCTGTGCTACAAGGACGAGTCGAAAACGAAGTGGCAGATAAAGACTAATGCCGACGCCATGCACGCGTTCCGTGCCGTAGTGTTCGACGCTTTCGGAACGCCGCTTTGCCCCAGCCACAGCTACAAGGTGCACTGGAGCGGCTCCGCGGCCGCGGGTGCCGCCAAGTCGGCTGAGCTGCCCTTCCAAAAGATCGACGGGTCGATGTTTGTATACGAATCCACCACGCTGGCGGATAGCGATATCGTTGCCGACCTCGAATGGCCGGACGCCCTCGACCCACGCCACACCTCCGCGGGCGCAGCCGCTGTGTTGAAGCCCAAGTCGGTCACGACCCAAATCGCAGCCAGCAAGATGTGGACCAAGAGCACCAGCAGGCGCGGCGGCTATCTGCTGTCAACATCGCTGCGCGTGCAGCCCACTCTGCCTCACGAAATACTGATTGGAGCGAGTCGCACGTCAttgacgcctgcggagaaGCGTGTCAGCATCTTCTTCAACCCGCGGATGAGGTACCAGTTTGCAGTGGCACTAGGATCGGGTAACTACGTGGAGCTGACTGCATATTCGGAGTCTATCAAGCTGCAACACAGCACGACTTTGACTTTCAGTTCAGCTGCCGAGTTCGCCAAATTGGCCGCTGTCGTGGACGGGGTGACGAACCTGTCCGACCCGCTAGACCTGCAGAAAAGCGTAGCACGGTATGCGAACACCGCCATGCCTCCGATACCAGTCAAGTACCTCAACTTCACGTGCCCGCAACCGTGTTCGCGTTCTCTGGATATTGTGGACCGTAGCCAGCTGGGCCAGCAGACCAAGACACTCATCATCAGCCAGTCGCCGGTATCCAAGTTGCATATCATGATCACCGACATCCCGGATGTGGAGAACGGCGTTTTCGAGGATTTAGACGTGCTTTCGAGCCTGGGAGGTGGCATCAACTTGCTTTCGGTGAAGCGTCTCTACCGCGTGCACGCAGTCGCCCTCGACGGCGATGGCGTCCCAATGTCGTACGCCTCACTGAGCGGCCTCAAATTCTCcgtgtgcagcagcaacctCGTGAAGTTGGAGCACCCCAAGGACGTCGGTTTCAAGGCCATTGGTGGTGTGATGGTTATCCAGTGCCTGGCTGAGGGCAAGTACACCGTCCGCGCTGAGATCAGGAACTTCACGGGGACGACGGAAACACCCGATGGCGTGCTGGTTTCGGATTCCTTGGAAATAACGGCGTACAGGGAGACCTCGCCGGTGCTGGCATCAATCTTGATGATGCCCAACAGTGGCGAGTTTCACCTGTCGATGCTGGACGGCGCCCTGTCACGCTCCATCCCGCTCCAGACCGCGGCGCTGGAAACGTCCGACGAAACGGTCCTCCAAGTCGTAACTTCAGGGCAGGTTGGTGTGATCCGGGCAGTAAAGCCTGGTACGTGCACCATGACGTCGTACATCGCTGGCGGCACCAGCTCACCTTCGAAATCGGTTACCCCGGTTACGGTCGCGATGCCGTACTCCGTGGCAGTGAGCGGCCCCAGCCAGATTCTGAACGGCAAGAGCGTGGTCCTGTATGCGAAGGTTAGCGATTACGGTGGCCGCCCCTTTACGCCAATATTCGTCCTCGGTTCATCGGAGTCCGCCACCAGCTCGTATTGCGCCTTCACCTGGAGCGTGTCGGGGCATGGGGTATTCTTGGAGGAAGGCGAACGCACCGCCACTGTATCCGGTGCGGGACGCGCTCGCGTGACCATGATTGCGACGTCTGCGGGTGCGATAACGGTAGCGCTGCGTGCGTCTTGTCGCAACCTATCGGCATCGGGGACGCTCGAGCTTGTGGCGCCGAAGTTCGCAGTTGAGAGTTTAGTTCCCTCGAGCGTGTTCGGTTCACACTTCTCGGATCCGATCATACTGTCGCCCAACTCCACGTACGAGAGCCTGGTTGGCGTGGTTGAGCCCATAGCGTCCAGCGACGTGGGCCTGCTcacggtggatgggaccaGCGGCCAGACCACGTTGAAGACCGAATCGAAGACCGGGCacgtgctgctgaagaCGGCCGACAGCTACGTTACTCATGTCCAGGTGCACGAGGTCAACCAGCTGCACGTGCACAGCTACGGCGTGCAGTCGAGTGAGATAAGCGTCCTGAAGAGTGGCAAGAAGGAGCTTACCGTGCAACTGAAAACCAGGGACGGGCGGCGTATACTGCCACCAGTAGATTTGAGGCTGAAGTACATGCTGAGTAACTCCTCACTGTTCAGAGTGACCTTGTCAGGCCACTCGATTCATGTCGCGGCCAACTCTGCTGATGGATGCTCGAGTCTCATggtgctgcttgacgaAAACGATGAACAGTTCACGGGCACCAACATGGTGGTGGACACCATCCGTCTGTGTGTGGTGAACGCGCTGACTCCGCAGGACGCGCTGGTGCTCAAGGGTTCAACTGTACGCTTCCTCGCTGGCGACAGCAGGACGTTCAGCGTCCAAATGCGGGGGGCGCCGCTGGCGCATGCTTACACATCTATGGAGCATCAGGATACGCTGCAGTACTACCAAGATGCAATACTGTCGCGTATGGATGCGCTTATGTCGGACCTAAAATCCGACCTTTCGCGCGGTCTGATTAACGTCTTCAGGGACATTGGTCTGGAAGAGTCCGGTTGCGTTGACAGCCTGGAGATGCATCAGCCGTATCTGGAAGCATCGCAATATGTTAACGGCTTGAAGCCGTTGTATGTGTTCCCGTTCTCGATATGCCGCGAGGTCGACAGTGCTACCTTCACTGCCAAGCTAACGGCTTTCCTGCAGGAGTTGGGCCGCTCAGCCGATAGCGTCTTTTCCATGATGGAAGGTGGAGTCTCGGCGATCTCGGATAATGCAACCAGCGGAACCGGTGTGATGGGGATGCTGCCATCAACCAAGAGCGGTCAGAATGCGACATCCGGGGAGGGTGTCAATGCAGCCCAACCCAGTGCTGTAACCGGCAATTGGACAGTAGACGAGCCAGATATTCTGTCGGTAAGCGACTCACAGGGTGTGGCTCTGGCTGCCGGCAGCACCGTCGTCAAGTACAGCAGCGAGTATATGAAAGGCGATTCCCGGATAACAGTCTTCGAAGCCGTCACCAAGGTGGAATACCAGCACCTGGCAGATTCCGCAGTACGAGCGAATGCGACGAATATGAAGCCGGTATTTGGCACCACCATCGCGTACAAGGAGTTTTATGAGCCGTTTTATGTGGTCTTCAAGGCTGCCACCGCTGGTGGTTCCTACCTGCACAACACCCTGCAGGTCGACTCTAGAGTTTTTGCAGTTTGTGAACTGGTTTCAAAGGAAACATGGGTGAAGGAAGTATTCGGTTCGGAGGCGACCTATGTGGTGGGATCGAGCGCAACGGAGTTTTTACCGGCCTGCCGGATATCCATCCGTAGTTTCGGCGGTAAAACCGAGTGGAATAAGATGCGCAATGTACTCAAGGGTGCGTCGGAATCAGCTTACGGGTTGAAACTAAAGGTTGCTCTGTATTCGACCCTGCCGTCAGATCACAAACCACCCGCCCTCACGCCGTCAAAGCAGCAGTCGAAGAAATCGACGGCTACCGACGCGGCCGCCGCCCAGCCGTTATGGGTAAGCCTCCGCAAGGTGGACGCGCTGCTGTCAGAGCAGTCGTTCGATTGGAAGTTGCCCGTGTTCGCTCAATTCGTGGACTCGGTTGGTATCGCAATTAGTGACGTTTCGGTGGAGCCAGGTAAGGCTGTCGCCATTTCAGTATACCCGCATTACTCACGGTGCAAGCTGCGCGTGGATGGCTCGCATTACAAGCTTCGTATCACCGAGCACCAAGGCCTGCTCTGCAGTTTCGCACTGGAGAACGATGGTATCGTCGAGCCTTCTAGTGTACAGCTCGTCTGCCAGAGGACCGTTGCAGCCACCCTGAAAATTTCGCATCCTTCCGTCGCGCGTCTCGAAGTACCGACTTCGGTCGTCACGACGGAGGTGAGGACGACGTACGGCGTGGATTGGATGCTGATCGTGTTCACGGCCTGCCTGGCCGCCGGTCTGGCCTACCTGATTTACacactccttcaccgccCCGATATCAGATACTACGAAACCACGGAACCCATAAAGATCGAGCGCCGGTTGCCAAACGTCTTCGAGAAGCTGTACCAGACCGACTACCACGGCTCGACGTCTTCCACCAGCGTGCAATACCAACACCGACGACGCCTGTAG